The following are encoded together in the Pleurocapsa sp. FMAR1 genome:
- a CDS encoding NHLP leader peptide family RiPP precursor: MSGQTEIYQQVSHRLQSEDFKNRFVSQPKLILTEMGINIPDAVQVDVHEDTATVRNFVIPVKFADEDESVASNPLFRKAIALAHRDANFKAELINNPKSAIAQLTGESLPADLDICVYENTPTLKHLVIFVDSASEELGEKGLKTVAGGVSSIKLPGPTLGLVAPLIF, encoded by the coding sequence ATGAGTGGGCAAACTGAAATTTATCAGCAAGTTTCACACAGATTACAAAGCGAAGATTTTAAAAATCGATTTGTGAGTCAGCCAAAATTAATATTGACTGAGATGGGTATTAACATTCCTGATGCAGTTCAAGTAGATGTTCACGAAGATACAGCTACAGTAAGAAATTTTGTAATTCCTGTTAAATTTGCTGATGAGGATGAATCAGTTGCTTCTAACCCCTTATTTAGAAAAGCGATCGCTCTTGCTCATAGAGATGCAAATTTTAAAGCTGAGTTAATCAATAATCCTAAAAGCGCGATCGCCCAATTGACTGGTGAAAGTTTACCAGCAGATTTAGATATCTGCGTTTATGAAAATACGCCTACTCTCAAACACTTAGTCATTTTTGTTGATTCTGCTAGCGAAGAATTAGGCGAAAAAGGACTGAAAACTGTTGCTGGAGGAGTATCTTCAATTAAGCTTCCTGGTCCAACGCTAGGGTTAGTAGCTCCACTAATATTTTAA
- a CDS encoding DUF7005 family protein produces MNLGLISHNKADKQERARILAGFGASDCETEELLVYNQNVFERDDVKASRPFSLPSEPHIAVWQKYVAQAEINGAWSILQNALVQLRFPIQAGISQTLAYREATRKGIKPNVTTELLQQPEALQLTIHQSLAGEIPVLLTTNRDDFIYLVRAITKRNEPVTIPDSMGACMVAGYNNWDRIHRYRQQWSVDNPGSSELAWSAEFKRLTARKELYQDRFIILSDGFYSNVQPQELGLTETEWRHLSLTIRLEHECTHYFTRRVFNSMRNNLLDEFIADYRGIVAATGSYKADWFLRFLGLESLTHYREGGRLQNYRGQLSDGAFKILQRLVKSAAENLENFDRTRAPTEEQTIMLMTLTSLTIEELASSQMSDRILRIIKPQQLTL; encoded by the coding sequence GTGAATTTGGGATTAATCAGCCACAACAAAGCAGATAAACAAGAACGTGCTAGAATACTAGCTGGATTTGGTGCTAGCGATTGCGAAACTGAGGAATTGCTAGTCTACAATCAAAATGTCTTTGAACGAGACGATGTTAAAGCCTCGCGCCCGTTTTCTTTACCGTCCGAACCTCATATAGCTGTATGGCAAAAATATGTTGCTCAAGCCGAAATAAATGGTGCTTGGTCAATTCTGCAAAATGCTCTGGTTCAGCTAAGATTTCCCATTCAAGCAGGTATTAGTCAAACGCTAGCCTATCGTGAGGCAACTCGCAAAGGAATTAAGCCTAATGTAACAACCGAGCTATTACAACAGCCAGAAGCACTACAGCTAACCATTCATCAAAGTTTGGCGGGTGAGATCCCTGTGTTGCTAACTACCAACCGCGATGATTTTATATATCTAGTTAGAGCAATAACTAAGCGTAACGAACCTGTAACTATACCCGATTCTATGGGTGCTTGCATGGTGGCTGGTTATAATAACTGGGACAGAATTCACCGCTATCGGCAACAATGGTCGGTGGATAATCCAGGTAGTTCGGAATTAGCTTGGTCGGCTGAATTTAAGCGATTAACTGCCCGTAAAGAACTGTATCAAGACCGATTTATTATTCTCAGTGATGGTTTTTACAGTAACGTTCAGCCTCAGGAATTAGGACTAACAGAGACAGAGTGGCGACATTTATCTTTGACGATTCGCTTAGAACATGAATGCACTCACTACTTTACCCGTCGCGTCTTTAATTCGATGCGTAACAATCTGCTGGATGAATTTATCGCCGACTATCGGGGAATAGTTGCTGCTACGGGTAGTTACAAAGCTGACTGGTTTCTCCGCTTTTTGGGTTTAGAATCTTTGACCCACTATCGAGAAGGAGGTAGACTACAAAACTATCGCGGACAACTTTCGGACGGGGCTTTTAAGATTTTACAGCGGTTGGTTAAATCGGCAGCAGAAAATTTAGAGAACTTCGATCGCACCCGCGCCCCTACTGAAGAACAAACAATAATGCTGATGACCTTGACTTCTCTAACCATCGAAGAATTAGCTTCATCTCAGATGAGCGATCGCATTTTGCGAATTATCAAACCGCAACAATTAACCTTGTAG
- a CDS encoding cyclic nucleotide-binding domain-containing protein, producing the protein MTEVLLKELNNSDIDWLLGTGRRQDLAAGTQLVQAGQPLDCLHILIEGSLVSTVPQIDNNPLARAFAALDDGQTAGVEIARLSSGEVVGEMSLINLRLPATTVTAIARSQVLSIPLLQLEAKLESDIDFAARFYRAIAILLSDKLETIITRLGRTKLAPDSSIKDVLFLFGELNDSDLDWFIANGDRQKCAANTTLVKEGGAVDALHILLSGQISLSVTEDDRNPLTRIFAAIEDNLHPAIEIARLSKGEMVGETAFIDGRLPATTATTTKETITLFISRSLLSAKLQQDIGFTARFYRTISALSADRLQGMLTRLAHSRRMYHKGQSLNESAEYADELNGVALDRMALAGKRFDWMLEQSKAS; encoded by the coding sequence ATGACAGAAGTTTTACTAAAAGAATTAAATAATAGCGATATTGATTGGTTGCTAGGAACTGGTCGTCGTCAGGATCTAGCTGCGGGGACTCAACTGGTGCAAGCGGGACAACCTTTAGATTGTTTGCACATTTTAATTGAGGGAAGTTTAGTGTCCACCGTACCCCAAATAGATAATAATCCTTTAGCTCGTGCTTTTGCTGCCCTCGATGACGGACAGACTGCTGGAGTAGAAATCGCTCGCTTATCCAGTGGCGAAGTAGTTGGCGAAATGTCTTTGATTAATCTGCGTCTTCCTGCTACTACAGTTACGGCGATCGCTAGATCTCAAGTCTTGTCTATTCCTCTGCTGCAACTAGAAGCCAAGTTAGAGTCAGATATTGATTTTGCAGCCCGTTTTTATCGAGCGATCGCCATTCTATTATCTGATAAATTGGAAACTATTATTACCCGCCTCGGACGCACTAAACTCGCTCCTGATAGTTCAATTAAAGACGTACTGTTTCTATTTGGCGAACTCAATGACAGTGACCTCGACTGGTTTATTGCCAATGGCGATCGCCAGAAGTGTGCTGCTAATACAACTTTGGTCAAGGAAGGTGGTGCGGTAGATGCTCTTCATATTCTTCTTAGCGGTCAAATATCTTTGTCCGTTACCGAAGATGATCGCAATCCCTTAACTCGCATCTTTGCTGCGATCGAAGATAATTTACATCCAGCTATAGAAATAGCCAGACTTTCTAAAGGTGAAATGGTAGGAGAAACTGCCTTTATCGATGGTCGTTTACCTGCTACAACTGCTACAACTACCAAAGAAACTATAACCCTATTTATATCTCGCTCTTTGTTGTCTGCCAAACTACAGCAAGATATTGGTTTTACCGCCCGCTTTTACCGCACTATTTCGGCATTATCTGCAGATAGACTACAGGGAATGTTAACTCGATTAGCTCATAGCCGAAGAATGTATCATAAAGGGCAATCTTTAAATGAATCGGCAGAATATGCCGATGAATTAAACGGTGTTGCTCTAGACCGCATGGCATTAGCAGGAAAACGATTTGACTGGATGCTCGAACAATCAAAAGCAAGTTAA
- a CDS encoding type II toxin-antitoxin system VapC family toxin, translating to MIVVDTNIIAYLYINGERSQQAEDLLSNDPEWTAPDLWLSEFRNVLSLYLRKNLLTLDEILFILQQAEALLAHNEYKVASAEVMGLVNSSNCSAYDCEFVALAQHLDVRLVTVDKKIIKDFPNIAIALEDFLQKY from the coding sequence GTGATTGTTGTCGATACCAACATTATTGCTTATCTATATATCAATGGCGAGCGATCGCAACAAGCTGAGGATTTACTCTCTAACGATCCAGAGTGGACAGCACCAGACTTATGGCTGAGTGAATTTAGAAACGTTCTTAGCTTATATTTGCGTAAAAATTTGCTCACTCTCGACGAGATTCTGTTTATTTTACAGCAGGCGGAAGCTTTACTTGCTCATAATGAATATAAAGTTGCTTCAGCAGAAGTTATGGGACTAGTTAATTCTAGCAATTGTTCTGCCTATGACTGTGAATTTGTAGCACTAGCTCAACATTTGGACGTTAGACTCGTGACAGTGGACAAAAAAATAATCAAAGATTTTCCGAACATAGCAATAGCTTTAGAAGATTTTCTGCAAAAGTATTAA
- a CDS encoding HAMP domain-containing protein: protein MKRIHRLLYPPAWSIAAKVSAALLAAALIPMSFNAYYNLQESIEGAVESEYRQLELLSTSIASRLDQLIINLQPVVVQVSTEPSVVSFLSLTATEQQKGNNVAIQQTLDNIFRSNPDYDAVYVMNQKGRCLAASDPTFIGQNYSFQEYFQAAIQGNPYVSSILIGTTSSRPGIYFSHPVRSEEGKIIGVAVLKIQGDQIWTIVNTMQGDSQSSPFLVDRLGVIIAHQDPSFLYHSLTHLSKKTQQQIAKDRRYGQQQIESLDLPKLAAAMVRAEATGHASYYSPADEQTQQMVGFTPLTEQPWVLGVYKPKSQFVSSLITMIWRQSRSLILVGAIAIILALLLAQSIARPIRELTEVSQALEKDSFAYDKLTKFARSRDDIGQLMRVFINMAREIEVREQKLKQQVVQLNFEIDEVKKERQVAAVTGTEYFQQLKQKAQRLRKRSPVSRHNEAEYYQQLQQKAQRIKAVRSRGAEKN from the coding sequence ATGAAACGCATCCATCGGTTATTATATCCCCCCGCCTGGTCGATCGCGGCAAAGGTTTCGGCTGCATTGCTGGCAGCAGCGTTAATACCGATGAGCTTTAACGCTTATTACAATTTGCAAGAAAGCATTGAGGGTGCAGTAGAAAGTGAATACCGTCAATTGGAGCTTTTGTCTACAAGTATTGCCAGTCGATTAGACCAACTTATTATCAATCTTCAGCCTGTTGTCGTCCAAGTTAGCACAGAGCCAAGCGTGGTATCCTTTCTTAGTTTGACCGCCACCGAGCAGCAAAAAGGTAATAATGTCGCAATACAACAAACTTTAGATAATATTTTTCGCTCTAATCCCGACTATGATGCTGTTTATGTTATGAATCAGAAGGGTCGTTGTCTGGCTGCTAGCGACCCGACTTTTATCGGACAAAACTATAGCTTTCAAGAATACTTTCAAGCGGCAATTCAAGGTAATCCCTATGTTTCTAGCATTCTAATCGGGACGACCAGCAGCAGACCTGGAATTTACTTTTCCCATCCCGTACGTTCTGAGGAGGGCAAGATTATTGGTGTGGCAGTCTTAAAAATTCAGGGTGATCAAATTTGGACAATTGTGAATACCATGCAGGGAGATTCTCAAAGCTCTCCTTTTCTCGTCGATCGCCTAGGAGTAATTATCGCTCATCAAGACCCCTCTTTTTTGTACCATAGCCTCACTCATCTATCTAAAAAAACACAGCAGCAAATCGCCAAAGATCGACGCTACGGGCAACAGCAAATTGAAAGTCTAGACCTGCCGAAATTAGCAGCAGCAATGGTTAGAGCAGAAGCAACAGGACACGCTAGTTACTATTCTCCTGCCGACGAGCAAACTCAACAAATGGTTGGTTTTACTCCTTTGACCGAGCAACCGTGGGTCTTGGGTGTCTATAAGCCAAAATCGCAATTTGTGTCTTCACTCATTACTATGATTTGGCGACAGAGTCGCAGTTTAATCTTGGTAGGAGCAATTGCCATCATTTTGGCTCTGCTGTTGGCACAAAGCATTGCTAGACCAATACGAGAACTTACAGAAGTATCTCAAGCATTAGAAAAAGATAGTTTTGCCTATGATAAATTAACTAAGTTTGCCCGTTCGCGAGATGATATCGGTCAGTTAATGCGCGTCTTTATCAACATGGCGCGAGAAATAGAGGTGCGAGAACAAAAGCTCAAACAACAGGTAGTACAGCTTAATTTTGAAATTGATGAGGTAAAAAAAGAACGTCAGGTAGCAGCAGTTACAGGCACAGAATACTTTCAGCAACTAAAGCAAAAAGCACAGCGACTCAGAAAGCGATCGCCCGTTAGTCGCCATAACGAAGCCGAATATTATCAACAATTACAGCAAAAAGCCCAAAGGATAAAGGCAGTAAGGAGCAGGGGAGCAGAAAAGAACTAA
- a CDS encoding MinD/ParA family ATP-binding protein, whose amino-acid sequence MCKIVSVHSFRGGTGKSNMVANVAATMTQQGHKVGIVDTDIQSPGIHVIFGLDEDRMDRSLNDYLWGNCDVQEAAYDVTRVFNSEPVDGKLYLIPSSIKAGEIARVLREGYDVGRLNDGFQDLIRCLDLDYLLIDTHPGLNEETLLSLAISDVLVVILRPDRQDFQGTAVTVDVARKLQVPKMLLVVNKVLPTYDFEALKTKVQDSYKTDVAGIVALSEDIIHLASSDVFCLRYPNHAFSQIVREISQQIVSKPEPVLAGAIK is encoded by the coding sequence ATGTGCAAAATAGTTTCAGTTCACTCATTCCGTGGCGGTACTGGCAAATCAAACATGGTGGCTAACGTCGCTGCAACCATGACTCAACAGGGACACAAAGTCGGAATTGTCGACACCGATATTCAATCCCCTGGTATTCACGTCATTTTCGGTCTAGACGAAGATCGAATGGATCGCTCTCTCAACGATTATCTCTGGGGAAACTGCGATGTTCAAGAGGCTGCTTATGACGTTACTCGCGTCTTCAATTCCGAACCAGTCGATGGCAAGCTTTATCTAATTCCTTCAAGTATCAAAGCTGGAGAAATTGCCCGTGTTTTACGCGAAGGCTATGACGTAGGTAGATTAAACGACGGCTTTCAAGACCTAATTCGCTGTCTCGATCTAGATTATCTCCTGATCGATACTCATCCTGGTTTAAACGAGGAAACTTTACTGTCGCTCGCTATTTCCGATGTCTTAGTTGTGATTCTCCGTCCAGATCGTCAAGATTTCCAAGGTACTGCGGTAACGGTAGACGTAGCTCGTAAATTACAAGTACCCAAGATGCTTTTGGTGGTTAATAAAGTACTACCTACTTATGACTTTGAGGCATTAAAAACCAAAGTGCAGGACAGCTATAAAACAGATGTAGCAGGAATTGTTGCTCTATCTGAAGATATCATTCATCTCGCCAGTAGCGATGTCTTCTGTTTGCGCTATCCCAACCACGCTTTTAGTCAGATAGTCAGAGAAATTTCTCAACAAATTGTCAGCAAGCCCGAACCCGTTCTGGCGGGAGCAATCAAGTGA
- a CDS encoding NHLP bacteriocin system secretion protein, with amino-acid sequence MNGKTVRPIASPSDNISNPQKIRVLIVDDQNSVRQRLKLLLEPEADLEVVGIAEDGAIAIKQVESLQPDVVLIDLEMPEMNGVKATKIISKRFPDCRILVLSSHDTNEYLNQAMDAGAKGYLLKNTPAAELHNAIRSIYKGYSHLSPGLWEKIRQAYRSTSDDAQPQPQKTTQANARENKLFRQKSLERLASPEKLDQLMQVVNPKSWLPLVTLASIVAAAGVWSVYGKIPVTVEGRGVLIYPSKVVPVQAKSAGQLLELKIEPGDRVKKGEVIAAVAQIDLRKQLELAQAKLVQLQGQDRDVDLLQAQRSDRDIESISEQRQALAQKLEILAELSPTLRDKGLVSIKRDRTSSESRLQILRELMPTYKKRLVVRKNLFKQGAISDDVLLQARQEYFDNIAQINEADSQLKQLDFKEADALKEYLSNLNEIKNIKAQLQELQSKKANIAQQDWETSTNRTKEIQEAEREINQLSEQIKDNSQIVSQHAGKILEITTNLGQVVQAGTRIANIDIDNPTDKMVGITYFPVEDGKKIQPDMTIQITPQTIKRERFGGIVSNVNKISSFPITKEAAASVVGNPEVVEGLVSKDQPGLMQVSASLQTDGSTFSGYKWSSSTGPNLKISPGTTTIARVKIDERSPISYVIPLLRSVSGIY; translated from the coding sequence GTGAATGGAAAAACTGTTCGACCAATTGCATCTCCTTCAGACAATATTTCTAATCCCCAAAAAATCCGCGTCCTAATTGTTGATGACCAAAATTCAGTCCGTCAGCGACTTAAGCTTTTACTCGAACCTGAAGCAGATTTAGAAGTAGTAGGTATCGCTGAAGATGGCGCGATCGCGATTAAACAAGTAGAGTCTTTGCAGCCTGATGTAGTTCTGATCGATCTGGAAATGCCTGAGATGAACGGAGTTAAGGCGACCAAGATTATCTCAAAACGTTTCCCCGACTGTCGGATTTTGGTGCTTAGTTCCCATGATACTAATGAATATCTAAATCAGGCTATGGATGCGGGGGCAAAGGGTTATTTACTTAAAAATACTCCCGCAGCCGAATTGCATAACGCTATTCGTTCTATATATAAAGGATATTCTCACTTAAGTCCTGGACTGTGGGAAAAAATTCGCCAAGCCTATCGGTCTACTTCAGACGATGCTCAACCCCAACCGCAGAAGACTACCCAAGCTAATGCTCGAGAAAACAAGCTGTTTCGGCAAAAATCTTTAGAACGTCTAGCTTCTCCTGAAAAACTCGACCAGTTGATGCAGGTGGTCAATCCTAAAAGCTGGCTGCCTTTAGTTACTCTCGCTTCAATTGTCGCAGCAGCAGGGGTTTGGAGTGTTTACGGTAAGATTCCCGTAACGGTAGAAGGTCGAGGGGTCTTAATTTATCCCAGTAAAGTTGTACCAGTTCAGGCAAAAAGCGCGGGACAGCTACTAGAACTCAAGATTGAACCAGGAGATCGAGTAAAAAAAGGAGAGGTAATTGCTGCTGTAGCGCAGATCGATCTCCGCAAGCAGCTAGAATTAGCCCAAGCTAAATTAGTTCAGCTACAGGGACAGGATCGTGATGTTGATTTGCTGCAAGCTCAAAGGAGCGATCGCGACATTGAGTCTATTTCCGAACAGCGTCAGGCTTTAGCACAAAAATTGGAAATTTTAGCCGAACTTAGTCCTACTTTAAGAGATAAAGGATTAGTCTCGATAAAACGCGATCGCACCTCTTCAGAAAGCCGTCTACAAATTCTGCGGGAATTGATGCCTACCTATAAAAAAAGACTGGTAGTAAGAAAAAATTTATTTAAACAAGGAGCGATTTCTGATGATGTATTACTACAGGCGCGACAGGAATATTTTGATAATATCGCTCAGATAAATGAAGCCGATTCTCAACTTAAGCAGCTAGATTTTAAAGAAGCAGATGCTTTAAAAGAATATCTTTCTAATTTAAACGAAATTAAGAATATTAAAGCTCAATTACAGGAACTCCAGAGTAAAAAAGCTAATATCGCCCAACAAGATTGGGAAACTTCGACAAACCGTACTAAGGAAATACAGGAAGCAGAGCGAGAAATAAACCAATTATCCGAGCAAATCAAAGACAACAGCCAGATTGTCAGTCAACACGCTGGAAAAATCCTTGAAATTACGACTAATCTCGGTCAGGTGGTTCAGGCAGGAACACGCATTGCCAATATCGACATCGACAATCCAACAGACAAAATGGTCGGGATTACTTATTTCCCTGTCGAGGATGGTAAAAAAATTCAGCCAGACATGACTATTCAAATTACCCCGCAAACAATTAAGCGCGAACGCTTTGGCGGTATTGTGAGTAACGTTAATAAAATCTCGTCTTTTCCCATTACTAAAGAAGCTGCTGCCAGTGTCGTTGGTAATCCCGAAGTGGTTGAAGGCTTAGTGTCTAAAGACCAACCAGGACTAATGCAGGTGTCTGCTAGTCTGCAAACCGATGGCAGTACTTTTAGCGGTTATAAATGGTCTTCTTCTACTGGCCCTAATTTAAAGATTTCCCCTGGAACTACGACGATCGCTCGTGTCAAGATTGATGAGCGATCGCCCATTAGCTATGTTATTCCTTTGTTGAGGTCGGTCAGTGGTATCTACTAA
- a CDS encoding NHLP family bacteriocin export ABC transporter peptidase/permease/ATPase subunit: MVSTNSTLTRFNPRQYIQKLLPSRRRVKTPTLLQMEAVECGAAALGIIMYYLGRIVPLPELRRECGVSRDGSKASNMLKAARRYGLEAKGFKKELTQLRELPLPYIVFWNFNHFLVVEGWGKEKVYLNDPASGPCTISLQEFDEAYTGVVLVMQPGEEFKRGGRKTSMVLALWSRLKGTTGALAYCLLAGFLLTLVGLVVPVFTQIFVDEILIQGRQQWLRPLLLAMAIAAILQGALTLLRLRYLRRLKIKLAVGMSSRFLWHILRLPISFYAQRFAGEISNRTSLNDQVADILSGQLASTVIDTVMLGFYVIVMSQYDWALTAIVVSFALINVITLQSISRQRKDANQRLIQDYGKAAGASIAALQSIETLKASGLESDFFARWSGYYTKAINSQQELGVTNQTLSVLPVLLSALSAAFLLAVGGLRVMDGHLSIGMLIAFQGMMQNFQQPVDSLVSFGRTLQELDGNLIRLDDVLDNPTDPQLEHRSEDQSSPTFTPKLAGHLELKNLTFGYSRLETPLIENFNLKVKPGQRIALVGGSGSGKSTVAKMVSGLYESWSGEILLDGKPKSEIPTQLLTNSLAMVEQDILMFEGTVRDNLTLWDTTVPDKYIKQACRDAAIDDVIQSLPGGYNAKLAEGAANLSGGQRQRLEIARALVNNPSILIMDEATSALDSETEKIVDRNLRRRGCTCLIVAHRLSTIRDCDEIIVLDRGKVVQRGTHEELWQQEGVYARLIKSGEG; this comes from the coding sequence GTGGTATCTACTAATTCTACTTTAACTCGATTCAATCCTCGGCAGTATATACAAAAATTGCTGCCGTCTCGTCGTCGCGTCAAAACTCCTACGCTGCTACAGATGGAAGCAGTTGAATGTGGTGCTGCTGCTCTGGGAATTATTATGTACTATCTCGGTCGCATTGTACCCCTGCCAGAACTAAGGCGGGAATGCGGTGTGTCTAGGGATGGTTCAAAAGCTTCTAATATGCTCAAGGCTGCCAGACGCTATGGATTGGAAGCAAAAGGCTTTAAAAAAGAACTGACCCAGTTGCGAGAACTCCCCTTACCCTACATCGTATTTTGGAACTTCAATCACTTTTTAGTAGTAGAAGGTTGGGGTAAAGAGAAAGTTTATCTCAACGACCCTGCTTCGGGGCCTTGTACGATTTCTCTCCAAGAATTTGATGAGGCATATACTGGTGTGGTGCTGGTCATGCAGCCAGGGGAGGAATTTAAGCGTGGTGGTCGCAAGACGAGTATGGTGCTGGCTTTGTGGTCGCGTCTGAAGGGAACCACGGGTGCGTTAGCTTACTGTTTGCTAGCAGGATTTTTGCTGACCTTAGTAGGGTTGGTAGTTCCCGTATTTACCCAAATATTTGTCGATGAAATCTTGATTCAAGGTCGGCAACAATGGTTACGTCCTTTGCTTTTGGCAATGGCGATCGCAGCTATCCTTCAGGGTGCATTAACTCTACTACGGCTGCGCTATTTACGCCGTCTCAAGATTAAGCTGGCTGTAGGTATGTCTAGCCGTTTTCTCTGGCATATTTTAAGGCTACCCATCAGTTTTTATGCCCAAAGATTTGCAGGAGAAATTAGCAATCGTACCAGCTTAAACGACCAGGTTGCCGATATTCTCTCAGGACAGTTGGCAAGTACGGTAATTGATACGGTGATGCTGGGTTTTTATGTCATTGTTATGAGTCAATATGACTGGGCATTAACGGCGATCGTCGTCAGCTTTGCTCTAATTAACGTTATTACCCTGCAATCTATTTCACGGCAACGCAAAGATGCCAATCAGCGATTAATTCAAGACTACGGTAAGGCAGCAGGTGCTTCGATCGCAGCCCTACAAAGTATTGAAACTCTCAAGGCTTCGGGCTTAGAGTCAGATTTCTTTGCCCGTTGGTCGGGATACTATACCAAAGCGATTAATTCTCAACAGGAATTGGGAGTCACCAATCAAACTCTATCGGTATTGCCCGTACTGTTATCGGCACTATCAGCAGCTTTCTTGCTAGCAGTAGGCGGATTAAGAGTCATGGACGGACACCTAAGTATTGGGATGTTGATTGCTTTTCAAGGCATGATGCAAAATTTCCAACAGCCCGTAGATAGTTTAGTCAGCTTTGGTCGAACTCTACAAGAGTTAGATGGTAATTTAATCCGCCTAGATGATGTTTTAGATAATCCTACCGATCCTCAACTAGAACACAGAAGCGAAGACCAGTCCAGCCCAACATTTACGCCTAAGTTAGCAGGACACCTGGAACTAAAAAATCTCACCTTTGGCTATAGTCGCCTGGAAACACCTTTAATCGAAAACTTTAACCTCAAAGTCAAGCCAGGTCAAAGAATTGCCCTCGTTGGCGGGAGTGGTTCGGGAAAATCTACCGTTGCTAAGATGGTCAGCGGACTATACGAATCTTGGTCGGGAGAAATATTACTCGACGGTAAACCCAAAAGCGAAATTCCCACTCAGCTATTAACTAACTCACTGGCAATGGTCGAACAGGATATTTTGATGTTTGAAGGCACGGTTAGAGATAATTTGACCCTGTGGGATACTACCGTCCCCGATAAATATATCAAACAGGCTTGTCGAGATGCAGCAATTGATGATGTGATTCAGTCTCTGCCTGGGGGATACAATGCCAAACTCGCCGAAGGTGCAGCCAATCTTAGCGGTGGTCAACGACAGCGATTAGAAATTGCCCGCGCTTTGGTTAACAATCCTTCAATTTTAATTATGGATGAGGCTACCAGTGCCTTAGATTCGGAAACCGAAAAGATTGTCGATCGCAACCTAAGACGCAGGGGATGCACCTGTCTGATCGTGGCACACCGCCTTAGTACCATCCGCGACTGCGATGAAATTATCGTTCTCGATCGCGGCAAGGTAGTTCAAAGAGGTACCCATGAAGAGTTATGGCAGCAAGAAGGGGTATATGCACGGTTGATTAAGAGTGGGGAAGGGTAG
- a CDS encoding FitA-like ribbon-helix-helix domain-containing protein has protein sequence MPSITLKNIPDSLYEKLKESASLHHRSLNSEIIYCVERTLNTHKIDVDEHLRIARQLRTKTTKHLLTDRQLDEAINRGRP, from the coding sequence ATGCCATCAATTACTTTAAAAAATATTCCCGACTCTCTTTACGAAAAACTAAAAGAATCTGCTAGTCTCCATCACCGTAGCTTAAATAGCGAAATTATATACTGTGTTGAACGTACACTTAACACTCATAAAATTGATGTTGATGAGCATCTTCGTATTGCTCGCCAACTGAGAACAAAAACAACCAAGCATCTGCTTACAGATCGACAGCTTGACGAAGCTATAAATCGAGGTAGACCGTGA